Within the Salvia hispanica cultivar TCC Black 2014 chromosome 4, UniMelb_Shisp_WGS_1.0, whole genome shotgun sequence genome, the region tccaaatatagaaagtgaACATCAAGactgggacaaactaaaaaggaaagtttgaCATCTTGAATAGActagagggagtataacattATTTCGCTtaattttttccttatttataataagagATCCTCACAATGATATtcaatataaatcaataaatgaataagatttaaaaaatagagatcaaaagtttaaatattaaaaatacagttgttttttgttactattactttaatttgaaattaaaaacaaaattttaagtaatttcATTGCGATCATTTAGAAATTCTAAACTATGAACACCCAACCTCGTATTTGAACACCCAACCTCATGTTTAAGAGACAGACTTGAAAACCATATGCGTTACTGAATTACTACatttaaatgattaatatATACTGATGATATAGTAAAAGCTAAAATGATGGAGGACCAGGGCCCCCCTTAGCCCGTACGTGGATTCACGTCTTGTTTATAAATGTGGTTGCTGCAAAGGTTAAGAGGTTCTAAAtagcaaaacaaaaatagttttaGAAACTAAAGTCTCTATTTAAATCTTTCTGTCTGGCAGTGGtgtatttagaattttttatttgtgggTATGACAAATAATCATTGTATGTCTCCTCAAATTTACATACATCaccattatttttggtaaaatattTTCACCATTTTAGATTggtcaaaaatttaattattttttgcattttactCATGGTTCTTTCCAATATACAGTATTTATTTCGCACGCCTTTTGTctctaataattaaataattgccCGTTATTTTCGAGCAAGGATTTCAGTTTTAGTTACACTTACGTTCAAAtgcaatttaatataattgtcTTAAAAGTGTCACACGAGACCCCCATTTTATTGGATCTTCTGTCCCTTATTATCAAGACTTTGGCCCTCAAAATCGCCTCTTCAACTTGCATAGCATATAATagcaattcaaatttaaaacttaCTCCTTATCCATAAGTTGGCATTGACTCTTCAACTTCCTCAGCAAATTGTAACAATAATAGTGACATAAATGCATACTCCATATTAATCTGACTGAAACTCCATGGttgttaaaattatattttaattacttattcCATTCACTTGTTTGAATGGCCACTATCGCTGACTTGATGAATTCAACAGACACGTCGGTATTCATAGTCAAAActatttcatattatttaaattaaatttttttaaaaatacattattattattattatactgtATATATTCCTTCGACGGTCAGGTCAACGAATCCAAGGAAATGCTGCCTGTAATAATGCAGCTATGTACGTATAGCATAGCATATGAGTTGTTAAATAGATAAAGATATAACTTTTGTtttggaaaatgatttttgaCATAATATCtatatgtaataatatttgtattttctatAACTATAATGTACTTTtagatattttgaatatatataacacAATCAACaatcaatccaaaaaataattttgggaCAATGTCACCTAAAAATAATCTTGACTAATTTTAGGTAAAATTACTTTGGAATAATCAAACAACcctataattattaatttgtaatcTTTCATGCTATAGTATCGTCCGaattatctaatttattaatttcaaacaaGGTTGGTAAAAGTACAAGTCCACAAGTAAACGAATTATAGAATACAAATCCATTGCaaactctttttttaattttattataatgcTCTCCTTTAATGAAGCAAACTAGTCTATTTAAAGCAGAGTCTTGTAATTCACTTAATGCATCAAACCTAAGAAAGTAAGAATGGAAACCCTAAATTCCGGTTTCCTCCCAAAACAAACCATTCCATCATATAAAATCCACCAAAATATCAACCAAAAACCTATTATCATCAAAGTAAACTCTTGTTTTACAACTTCTCATCCCATAAAAAACCCTGAAGTTCTCAAAGGTCCACCCACCAAAAAGAGAAGAAACCAATCCTTTCTTGCAACCATCTTCAACAACCTAGACCACTTGATATGCACCTTCCTAGACCCACCCCTCCGCCCGGCCATCGACCCGAACCACGTCCTCTCCGGCAGCCTAGCTCCCGTGTCGGAGCTCCAACCCACCCCATGCACCGTAACGGAGGGCTCCCTCCCGCCCTGCCTCGACGGCAACAGGATGGTCCACGTCATCAAAATATCTCAAGGCAAACCACCCACCTTCTGCTGCCGCTACGTCAGTACGCACAAACACGCAGCCGAGCGTGACGCCGGCTACCCCTTCGTCCCCAGCGTCTTCTCCTCCTTCACCTGCGCCCCGGCCTCCACAGCCCGCGCCGCGCTCCTCGCGGCCCGCGTGATCTCCGGCCAGCTCGATCCGGCCAATTGCCGCTTCGGCGCCGCAAACACGAGCTTAGCCCTAATTTCTGGCCGCCTCTTCTCCCTATGCGAGTCTGATCTCCCCTACGCCGTCGAATTGACGGCGGACGGGGATTTGAAAACCCTAGCCGCGAAGCCGGCTTTGGATCCGCTGCCGACGATCCGTTTTCAACGATGACGGCGCATCCGTAGATCGATCCAcgcaccccttaaaaggcctcagaagggggagggttatccacacttatatagagaggctaggatcatcaccaagccgatgtgggacaaggatttggagaatttaacacgccccctcacgtgtgggtcggaatgacacatcggacttccatcacgtgggtaggcaagagaagagataaagagataaaccaTCATCAACTTGGgccctgctctgataccatattagaaatgagccactcaccccttaaaaggcctcata harbors:
- the LOC125220376 gene encoding probable carotenoid cleavage dioxygenase 4, chloroplastic; this encodes METLNSGFLPKQTIPSYKIHQNINQKPIIIKVNSCFTTSHPIKNPEVLKGPPTKKRRNQSFLATIFNNLDHLICTFLDPPLRPAIDPNHVLSGSLAPVSELQPTPCTVTEGSLPPCLDGNRMVHVIKISQGKPPTFCCRYVSTHKHAAERDAGYPFVPSVFSSFTCAPASTARAALLAARVISGQLDPANCRFGAANTSLALISGRLFSLCESDLPYAVELTADGDLKTLAAKPALDPLPTIRFQR